A genomic stretch from Scatophagus argus isolate fScaArg1 chromosome 19, fScaArg1.pri, whole genome shotgun sequence includes:
- the myt1la gene encoding myelin transcription factor 1-like, a, giving the protein MTSATPSSDQMELNVVKKRHRTRSKGVRAAVEAVTQELFSCPTPGCDGSGHVSGKYARHRSVYGCPLAKKRKALEKQPLEPAAKRRPFLTSCPGEEEEEEEDARAYTSYEIEAMEAGEEGKEQGEVAEEGEEEEEGEREGDEDGDVEDEFSEDNEEQGEDEDEDEEDEEEDVEVERAVTTMGGERAEEEGMYEEEEEVEDGDDEEEQEDEGEEDDQEEEEEEEQNRQHAENHYKPSGQSKLIPILKDDNNNNSCTVSAGNGTGEEYENYDELVAKSLLNLGKIAEDAAYQAMTESEMNSNSSNSAGEDEDDDDDDGSDQGDGKGELSVDLDSDVVRETVDSLKLLAQGHGAMLPEDGYPEGAMVDGGHHANGRPGVGVRVQADESEEDVCLSSLECLRNQCFDLARKLSETQTSDRPALHHQLPTDQQMMHHLNRYDSCQQGAQGEPRCLERNYSDMANLMKLEEQLSPASRGYPTSCSQEGDEDTTSVASDRSDETFDMAKGNLSLLEKAIALESERAKVMRDRMASEHTFPRRDHHHHHRGHGEQSPRLNSAGEERKSRAQNDGLKRAYYPKDSSRGEKKESKCPTPGCDGTGHVTGLYPHHRSLSGCPHKDRVPPEILAMYENVLKCPTPGCSGRGHVNSNRNSHRSLSGCPIAAAEKMAKVHEKSHSTDSGSKTNQTSDRVLRPMCFVKQLEIPQYGYKNNVPTSTPRSNLAKELEKYSKTSYDYTGYDSQHGGYGKRGPTAKSHHGRDTSPKGYDAKRYCKTSSPASSTTSSYAPSSSSSLSCGGGGGGGGGGGGGGSSASSTCSKSSFDYTHDMEAAHMAATAILNLSTRCRELPHALGGKPQDLLTQSPVGELDDSGAVDGAGQPGGPEGSGTVLTPLQPMSPQRQALLSSRCYQLSEADCWDLPVDYTKMKRLGDEQEQKESDELDPFQELLDEQRYPAQVTMPSPKHHKYPPCKESKKELVTLSSCQLADKNIRGMMTTNSQELKCPTPGCDGSGHITGNYASHRSLSGCPRAKKSGIKILHSKEDKDDQEPIKCPVPGCDGQGHVTGKYASHRSASGCPLAAKRQKDSYVNGSQFVWKSGKTDGMSCPTPGCDGSGHVSGSFLTHRSLSGCPRATSAMKKARMNSVEMLTIKQRASKGIENDEEIKQLDEEIKDLNESNNQVESDMIKLRTQITTMETNLKSIEEENKVIEQQNDSLLHELANLSQSLINSLANIQLPHMRPLPQKEAPVKHNCCLQMPPREPMNEQNFDTYVSTLTDMYTHQDQYQSPENKALLENIKQAVQGIQV; this is encoded by the exons TGTCTATGGCTGCCCGCTGGCCAAGAAGAGGAAAGCTCTGGAAAAACAGCCACTGGAGCCTGCTGCCAAGAGGAGGCCCTTCCTCACCTCCTGCccgggagaggaggaggaggaggaggaggatgcgAGAGCCTACACCAGTTATGAGATTGAAGCCATGGAGGCGGGAGAGGAAGGCAAGGAGCAGGGGGAAGTAGCAGAGGAGggcgaggaggaagaggagggggagcgAGAAGGGGATGAAGACGGAGATGTGGAGGACGAGTTCTCAGAAGACAAcgaggagcagggggaggacgaggacgaggacgaggaggatgaagaggaggacgtAGAGGTGGAGAGAGCAGTTACGACAATGGGAGGTGAACgggcggaggaggaggggatgtacgaggaggaggaagaagtggaggatggagatgatgaggaggagcaggaggatgagggagaggaagacgaccaagaggaggaggaagaggaggagcagaatcGTCAGCATG CAGAGAACCACTACAAACCCAGTGGACAATCAAAGCTCATTCCAATTCTGAAggacgacaacaacaacaacagctgcaccGTCAGCGCCGGTAACGGCACCGGAGAGGAGTACGAGAACTACGACGAGCTGGTCGCTAAGTCGCTGCTCAACCTGGGCAAGATCGCAGAAGACGCCGCCTACCAGGCCATGACCGAGTCCGAGATGAACAGCAACTCTTCCAACAGCGCCggggaagatgaagatgatgatgacgatgacggtAGCGATCAGGGGGACGGGAAGGGCGAGCTGAGCGTGGACCTGGACAGCGATGTGGTCAGAGAGACGGTAGATTCGCTGAAGCTCCTCGCGCAGGGTCACGGCGCCATGCTGCCCGAGGACGGGTACCCCGAGGGTGCCATGGTGGATGGTGGCCACCATGCCAACGGGAGGCCTGGCGTGGGCGTTAGAGTTCAGGCGGACGAGAGCGAGGAGGATGTGTGTCTCAGCAGTCTGGAGTGTCTGAGGAACCAGTGCTTCGATCTGGCTCGGAAACTGAGCGAGACACAGACGTCTGATCGCCCCGCCCTCCACCACCAGCTTCCAACAGACCAGCAGATGATGCATCACCTGAACAG GTACGACAGCTGCCAGCAGGGTGCACAGGGGGAGCCCAGGTGTCTGGAACGCAACTACTCTGACATGGCGAACCTGATGAAACTGGAAGAGCAGTTGAGCCCAGCATCCAGAGGTTATCCAACCAGCTGCAGCCAGGAGGGCGATGAAGATACCACTTCGGTGGCCTCTGACCGCTCAGACGAGACCTTCGACATGGCCAAGGGAAATCTGTCGCTGCTGGAGAAGGCCATTGCCCTGGAATCAGAGAGGGCAAAGGTCATGAGGGACCGCATGGCCTCAGAGCACACGTTTCCTCGCCGggatcaccatcatcaccatcgtGGCCACGGCGAGCAAAGCCCGAGGCTGAACAGCGCTGGCGAAGAGCGCAAGTCCAGAGCGCAAAATGACGGGTTGAAGAGGGCTTACTATCCTAAAG acTCTTCAAGaggggagaagaaggagagTAAGTGTCCAACGCCGGGTTGTGACGGGACTGGTCACGTGACGGGTCTGTACCCACACCACCGAAGCCTGTCCGGGTGTCCTCACAAAGACCGAGTCCCGCCTGAGA TCCTTGCcatgtatgaaaatgttttaaagtgcCCCACTCCCGGCTGCTCTGGACGGGGTCATGTCAATAGCAACAGGAACTCGCACCGCAG tctgtctggctgtcccattgctgcagcagagaagatggcGAAGGTCCATGAGAAGAGCCACTCGACCGACAGCGGCAGTAAAACCAATCAGACGTCAGACCGCGTCCTCAG GCCGATGTGTTTTGTCAAGCAGCTGGAGATTCCTCAGTATGGCTACAAAAACAACGTTCCCACCAGCACGCCGCGATCCAACCTGGCCAAGGAGCTCGAAAAATACTCCAAGACCAGCTACGACTACACCGGCTACGACAGCCAGCACGGCGGCTACGGAAAGAGAGGCCCCACAGCCAAGTCCCACCATGGGCGCGACACCTCCCCAAAGGGATACGACG CTAAGCGCTACTGTAAGACTTCCAGCCCGGCCAGCAGTACGACCAGCAGCTACgctcccagcagcagcagcagcctgagctgtggaggtggtggaggtggaggaggaggaggaggaggaggaggaagcagcgCCAGCAGCACCTGCAGTAAGAGCAGCTTCGACTACACCCACGATATGGAGGCGGCCCACATGGCGGCCACGGCCATCCTGAACCTGTCGACGAGGTGCAGGGAGCTCCCGCACGCCCTGGGAGGGAAACCCCAGGACCTGCTGACACAG AGTCCGGTGGGCGAGCTGGACGACAGCGGAGCAGTGGACGGGGCCGGTCAGCCCGGCGGTCCGGAGGGAAGCGGGACGGTGTTAACCCCCCTGCAGCCGATGTCGCCCCAGCGGCAGGCGCTGCTCAGCAGCCGCTGCTACCAGCTGAGCGAGGCCGACTGCTGGGACCTGCCCGTCGACTACACCAAGATGAAACGGCTGGGAGATGAGCAGGAGCAGAAAGAG AGCGACGAGCTGGACCCCTTCCAGGAGCTGCTGGACGAGCAGCGCTACCCGGCCCAGGTCACCATGCCCAGCCCCAAACACCACAAGTACCCGCCCTGCAAGGAGAGCAAGAAGGAGCTCGTCAC GTTGTCAAGTTGCCAGCTGGCCGACAAGAACATCCGCGGGATGATGACGACCAACTCACAAGAACTCAA GTGTCCGACTCCCGGCTGTGATGGATCTGGACACATCACGGGAAACTACGCCTCGCACAGGAG TCTGTCCGGTTGTCCACGAGCCAAGAAGAGTGGCATCAAAATCCTCCACAGCAAAGAGGACAAAGACGACCAGGAGCCAATCAA GTGTCCGGTGCCAGGCTGTGATGGACAGGGTCATGTGACGGGGAAGTACGCCTCCCACCGCAGCGCGTCGGGCTGCCCCTTGGCGGCAAAGAGGCAGAAGGACAGCTACGTCAACGGCTCGCAGTTTGTCTGGAAATCTGGAAAGACGGATGGCATGAGCTGCCCAACCCCGGGCTGCGACGGCTCGGGACACGTCAGCGGCAGCTTCCTGACCCATCGGAG TCTCTCCGGCTGTCCCCGTGCCACCTCGGCCATGAAGAAGGCCAGGATGAACAGCGTGGAGATGCTGACAATCAAGCAAAGAGCAAGCAAAG gcATTGAAAACGATGAAGAAATCAAGCAGTTGGATGAAGAAATCAAAGATCTGAACGAGTCCAACAATCAAGTGGAGTCGGACATGATAAAACTGAGGACACAA ATCACCACCATGGAGACCAACCTGAAGTCCATCGAGGAGGAGAACAAGGTGATCGAGCAGCAGAACGACTCACTGCTGCACGAGCTGGCCAATCTCAGCCAGTCGCTCATCAacagcttggctaacatccaGCTTCCACACATG AGACCGCTGCCACAGAAAGAGGCCCCAGTAAAGCATAACTGCTGTTTACAGATGCCTCCCAGA GAACCAATGAATGAACAGAACTTTGACACTTATGTGAGTACACTGACAGACATGTACACTCACCAGGACCAGTACCAGAGCCCGGAGAACAAGGCGCTGCTGGAGAACATCAAACAGGCTGTTCAGGGTATCCAGGTCTAG